In the Rhodopirellula bahusiensis genome, one interval contains:
- the recO gene encoding DNA repair protein RecO, with protein sequence MSNQSTTAIVLRTVDFSETSLIVTLLTKDLGRISALAKGARRLKGPFEGSLDLLSVCAITLIDKPGDTLDLLTESKLRRRFRGAQRSLDRLHAGYYIAEMLRLLIDDDDPHRELFDMTLSAMGMIDGEGPVAKTLLAFDAQCLRLLGHAPATQRCTVCGRDAERNRRRAAFSLVGGGVVCETCRPSQSHLMTASWDALDALREFASDPEQNIVSSFDTETDNPNQPPSSSFPIGRLFPEMTPAIYRDLRGLLNRTLESLIGQKPRMQAFLPDKLDSL encoded by the coding sequence ATGTCCAACCAATCCACCACCGCGATCGTTCTGCGCACGGTGGACTTCAGCGAAACCAGCCTCATTGTCACGTTGCTGACAAAGGATCTCGGCCGGATCTCAGCGCTCGCCAAGGGTGCTCGGCGGTTGAAGGGTCCGTTCGAAGGATCTCTCGATCTGCTATCCGTTTGCGCGATCACGCTGATCGATAAACCAGGCGATACACTGGATCTGCTCACCGAATCCAAGCTTCGGCGACGTTTTCGAGGAGCCCAGCGATCGCTGGATCGCCTTCACGCCGGTTACTACATCGCGGAAATGCTGCGACTGCTGATCGACGATGACGACCCGCACCGCGAATTGTTTGACATGACACTGTCGGCAATGGGAATGATCGACGGCGAAGGCCCGGTCGCGAAAACGTTGTTGGCGTTTGACGCTCAGTGCTTGCGATTGCTGGGACACGCTCCGGCGACGCAGCGATGCACCGTGTGTGGGCGCGACGCGGAACGCAATCGCCGGCGTGCGGCGTTTTCGCTGGTTGGTGGCGGCGTCGTTTGCGAAACTTGTCGTCCGTCGCAAAGCCACCTGATGACGGCCAGTTGGGATGCATTGGACGCACTGCGTGAATTTGCCAGCGATCCCGAGCAGAATATTGTTTCTTCCTTCGATACAGAGACTGACAACCCAAATCAGCCACCGTCCAGCTCATTCCCGATCGGACGCCTGTTTCCCGAGATGACACCGGCGATCTACCGCGACCTTCGCGGGCTGCTCAATCGAACGTTGGAATCGTTGATTGGACAAAAGCCGCGAATGCAAGCATTCCTTCCTGACAAGCTCGATTCGCTCTAG